Proteins encoded in a region of the Acidimicrobiales bacterium genome:
- a CDS encoding SDR family oxidoreductase, producing the protein MGSCDGRVVIVTGAGRGLGRAHALALAAEGAAVVVNDLGVSRDGEGPAGGPAHDVVAEIKDGGGQAVANGADVADWDQAAEMVAQAITSFGRLDALVCNAGFLRDRMLANMSEEEWDSVTRVHLKGHFAPARHAIAHWRECSKAGESVEGRVVMTTSGAGLMGSIGQGNYATAKAGIALLVVQAAAEWGRYGVLVNGVAPDARTRMTEGVFYDTEVPDGWDEKDPANVSPLVVWLASAACDVTGRVFEASGGSLNVCDGWQHGPPSSVGERRFAVSEVADAVHASIAGAPQPAPVFGAQG; encoded by the coding sequence ATGGGGAGCTGTGACGGGCGCGTGGTGATCGTGACCGGAGCGGGACGCGGCCTGGGGCGGGCCCACGCCCTTGCCCTGGCCGCCGAGGGGGCCGCCGTGGTGGTGAACGACCTAGGCGTGTCGCGAGACGGTGAGGGTCCGGCCGGTGGGCCGGCCCACGACGTAGTTGCCGAGATCAAGGACGGTGGGGGTCAGGCGGTGGCCAACGGTGCCGATGTGGCCGACTGGGACCAGGCCGCCGAGATGGTGGCTCAGGCCATCACGTCGTTTGGCCGTTTGGATGCCCTGGTGTGCAACGCCGGCTTTCTTCGGGACCGGATGCTGGCCAACATGAGCGAGGAGGAGTGGGATTCGGTCACCCGGGTCCACCTGAAGGGCCACTTTGCCCCGGCCCGCCACGCCATCGCCCACTGGAGGGAATGCTCCAAGGCCGGCGAGTCGGTGGAGGGCCGGGTGGTGATGACCACCTCCGGAGCTGGCCTGATGGGAAGCATCGGGCAGGGGAACTACGCGACGGCCAAGGCCGGGATCGCCCTACTGGTAGTGCAGGCCGCCGCCGAGTGGGGCCGGTACGGGGTTCTGGTGAACGGTGTGGCCCCCGATGCCCGGACCCGCATGACCGAGGGCGTCTTCTACGACACCGAGGTTCCCGACGGCTGGGACGAGAAGGATCCGGCCAACGTCTCCCCGCTAGTGGTGTGGCTGGCCAGCGCTGCTTGCGACGTGACCGGGCGGGTGTTCGAGGCGTCGGGGGGGAGCCTGAACGTTTGTGACGGCTGGCAGCACGGCCCCCCGTCCTCGGTAGGTGAGCGGCGGTTCGCCGTGTCGGAGGTGGCCGACGCCGTCCACGCTTCGATCGCCGGTGCCCCCCAGCCGGCACCCGTGTTCGGCGCTCAGGGCTGA
- a CDS encoding P-II family nitrogen regulator, with protein sequence MKLVTAVIKPFKLDDVKDALGVLGVQGMTVSEVQGFGRQGGHSETYRGTEYKVLFTPKTRVEVVVDDDVTDRVVDAIVAAARTEKIGDGKVWTTDVGTLVRIRTGERGSDAV encoded by the coding sequence ATGAAGTTGGTTACGGCGGTCATCAAGCCTTTCAAACTCGACGACGTGAAGGACGCCTTGGGCGTCCTGGGTGTCCAGGGCATGACGGTCAGCGAGGTCCAGGGGTTCGGCCGGCAGGGCGGACACAGCGAGACATACCGGGGCACCGAGTACAAGGTCCTCTTCACCCCGAAGACCCGGGTTGAGGTCGTGGTTGACGACGATGTGACGGACCGGGTGGTCGACGCCATCGTGGCTGCCGCACGTACCGAGAAGATCGGCGACGGGAAGGTGTGGACCACCGACGTTGGCACGCTGGTCCGGATCCGTACCGGGGAGCGCGGCAGCGACGCGGTCTGA
- a CDS encoding enoyl-CoA hydratase-related protein has translation MTADGDSPADVEDLVQFEIRNQVAWITIDNPDKGNALSPAMRDRMAGLLNGLNGRFEARAVVITAAGSKLFCPGADISVEREATPRPDGAPEPIVGESRRMMLEGQLKLMPAILDCELPVIAAVNGTAAGVGAHLALCCDLVVMADHAKFIEVFARRGLVPDGLGAWILPRLVGLQKARELMFFAEDIPAAEALRLGLCNRVVPAAELPAAATEWAERLASGPTRSLMLTKWLVNRSLDVDRRTLEDNEAWAVELNSGTHDAREGVASFRERRDPIWRGF, from the coding sequence ATGACCGCCGACGGCGATTCCCCGGCCGACGTTGAGGACCTAGTCCAGTTCGAGATCCGGAACCAGGTGGCGTGGATCACCATCGACAACCCGGACAAGGGCAATGCCCTGTCACCGGCCATGAGGGACCGTATGGCCGGGCTGCTAAACGGCCTGAACGGTCGCTTTGAGGCCCGGGCGGTTGTCATCACTGCCGCCGGCTCCAAACTTTTCTGTCCGGGAGCCGACATCAGCGTCGAGCGGGAGGCGACTCCGCGACCCGACGGCGCTCCTGAACCGATCGTCGGCGAGTCACGCCGCATGATGCTCGAGGGGCAGCTGAAGCTGATGCCAGCCATCCTGGACTGCGAACTGCCGGTCATCGCCGCCGTGAACGGCACGGCGGCCGGCGTGGGGGCCCACCTGGCCCTGTGCTGCGACCTGGTTGTCATGGCCGACCACGCCAAGTTCATCGAGGTCTTTGCTCGACGGGGACTGGTTCCCGACGGGCTCGGAGCATGGATCCTGCCCCGACTGGTTGGCCTCCAGAAGGCCCGCGAGCTCATGTTCTTCGCCGAGGACATCCCGGCAGCAGAGGCGCTGCGGCTTGGGCTCTGCAATCGGGTAGTGCCCGCCGCCGAGTTGCCGGCGGCGGCCACCGAGTGGGCAGAGCGGCTGGCTTCCGGCCCGACCCGGAGCCTCATGCTCACCAAGTGGCTGGTCAACCGGTCACTGGACGTCGACCGACGGACCCTGGAGGACAACGAAGCTTGGGCCGTCGAGCTCAACAGTGGGACGCACGACGCCCGGGAGGGCGTAGCTAGCTTCCGCGAGCGGCGTGACCCGATCTGGCGCGGCTTCTAG
- the rraA gene encoding ribonuclease E activity regulator RraA, translated as MTLTADLCDEHGDEARVLDGGFASYGGATSFAGPVTTLSAFEDNSLVREALAEEGGGRVLVVAAGGSTRCAMVGGNLGALAEDNGWAGIVVDGSVRDAAELRETTVGIRARGTSPRRSVKRGVGERDVPITVAGVDLVPGMWLWADEDGIVVADRNLEA; from the coding sequence ATGACCCTCACGGCCGACCTGTGTGACGAGCACGGAGACGAGGCCCGGGTCTTGGACGGCGGGTTCGCCTCGTACGGTGGCGCTACCTCGTTCGCCGGACCGGTGACCACGCTGTCGGCCTTCGAGGACAACTCGCTGGTCCGCGAGGCGCTGGCCGAGGAGGGTGGTGGTCGGGTCCTGGTCGTCGCCGCGGGCGGCTCCACCCGGTGCGCCATGGTGGGAGGAAACCTGGGCGCCCTGGCTGAGGACAACGGCTGGGCTGGCATCGTCGTAGACGGCAGCGTTCGCGACGCCGCCGAACTGCGGGAAACCACGGTGGGCATCCGGGCCCGGGGAACCAGCCCTCGGAGAAGCGTCAAGCGGGGAGTCGGCGAACGGGACGTTCCGATCACTGTGGCCGGCGTGGACCTGGTGCCAGGGATGTGGCTGTGGGCCGATGAGGACGGGATCGTGGTGGCTGACCGGAATCTGGAGGCCTGA
- a CDS encoding Zn-dependent alcohol dehydrogenase yields MLAAILMETPTEELMVADDVTLRDLAPGDVKVKIAHSGVCHSDLSAMNGTIPQTPPAVLGHEGAGVVTDIGDGVTHVAPGDHVIIAFSPPCGTCPYCTGRGQPNLCIDGFFAMSANPQFRRGDTVVGAMTGCGTFAEETIVPGIAAIKIDDDIPLDVAALVGCGVTTGVGAALNTAGITPGSSVLVIGAGGVGVAAIQGARIAGAAVIVAVDLHEGKLDRAKAFGATHGVLPDDLPAALAEITAGEGFDFTLECIGMPTTMRQAFDMTRRGGTSCIVGVGRMDETFALSAFEMFFSEKTLVGSMYGGADVRTDFNRFLRLYKAGRLDLEGMISRRIHIDEVNDAMACIGDADIIRQVIDF; encoded by the coding sequence ATGCTCGCTGCCATCCTCATGGAGACCCCCACCGAGGAACTGATGGTCGCCGACGACGTGACCCTGCGGGACTTGGCCCCCGGGGACGTCAAGGTGAAGATCGCCCACAGCGGCGTGTGCCATTCCGACCTGTCGGCCATGAACGGCACGATTCCCCAGACCCCACCGGCCGTACTGGGCCACGAGGGCGCCGGCGTGGTAACCGACATCGGCGACGGGGTGACCCACGTGGCGCCCGGGGACCACGTCATCATCGCCTTCTCCCCACCGTGTGGAACCTGCCCGTACTGCACTGGTCGCGGCCAACCCAACCTGTGCATAGACGGCTTCTTCGCCATGAGCGCCAACCCACAGTTCCGGCGGGGCGACACGGTGGTTGGGGCCATGACGGGCTGCGGCACGTTTGCCGAGGAGACCATCGTTCCCGGGATCGCGGCCATAAAGATCGACGACGACATCCCGCTAGACGTGGCCGCCCTGGTGGGCTGTGGCGTGACCACCGGCGTGGGAGCCGCGCTCAACACGGCCGGGATCACCCCGGGATCCTCGGTGCTGGTCATCGGCGCCGGCGGTGTCGGCGTGGCCGCCATCCAGGGGGCCCGCATCGCCGGAGCAGCGGTCATCGTGGCTGTGGACCTGCACGAGGGAAAACTGGACCGGGCCAAGGCCTTCGGCGCCACCCACGGCGTACTTCCCGATGACCTCCCGGCAGCGCTGGCCGAGATCACCGCCGGGGAGGGTTTCGACTTCACCCTGGAGTGCATCGGCATGCCGACCACTATGCGGCAGGCCTTCGACATGACCCGTCGCGGGGGTACCAGCTGCATCGTTGGTGTAGGCCGAATGGATGAGACCTTCGCGCTCTCGGCCTTTGAGATGTTCTTCTCCGAGAAGACCCTGGTCGGCTCCATGTACGGCGGGGCTGACGTGAGAACCGACTTCAACCGCTTCCTGCGCCTCTACAAAGCGGGGCGTCTCGACCTGGAGGGGATGATCAGCCGGCGGATCCACATCGATGAGGTCAACGATGCCATGGCCTGCATTGGTGACGCCGACATCATCCGCCAGGTGATCGACTTCTAG
- a CDS encoding ferredoxin, translated as MRVIVDFDLCESNAICMQIAPNVFEVRDDDFLYVLEENPGEDDRSTLQEAVQRCPKQAISLED; from the coding sequence ATGCGAGTCATCGTCGACTTCGACCTCTGTGAGAGCAACGCCATCTGCATGCAGATCGCCCCCAACGTCTTCGAGGTCCGGGACGACGACTTCCTGTACGTCCTGGAGGAGAACCCGGGAGAGGATGACCGCTCCACCCTTCAAGAGGCCGTCCAGCGCTGTCCCAAGCAGGCCATCTCCCTGGAGGACTGA
- a CDS encoding FAD-dependent oxidoreductase — MLDAVTIVGASLAGFWAAETLRRDGFDGPVVLIGEEPYAPYDRPPLSKKYLAGDLDDDRLDLVSADRLADLDLDLRLGCRATGLEVTSRTLEVDGIAEPFDGLVLATGARCRTLPDTEGMAGVYTLRTRDDAAAIRDALAAGVRRMAVVGAGFIGAEVASTAIQRGVEVTMVEALDTPFGRVLGTEMGAVVADVHRSHGVELRTGTGVDEVLGDDRVTGVRLADGSTLDADLLVVGIGVVPATDWMEGSGLVLDDGVVCDATCLAADRVVAAGDVARWPNPRYEGLMRVEHWDNAVQQGVHVARRLLQTEEEATSFAPVPWFWSDQYDRKVQLAGRTHPDDDVQVAVGSTAEHRFVAFYGREGRLTAVLGMNRPRHVMQARALLEQDASWDEAQALAADWD; from the coding sequence GTGCTTGACGCCGTCACCATCGTCGGGGCTTCCCTGGCGGGCTTCTGGGCGGCGGAGACGCTCCGTCGCGACGGCTTCGATGGCCCTGTCGTCCTGATCGGCGAGGAGCCATACGCCCCCTACGACCGGCCGCCGCTGTCCAAGAAGTACCTGGCCGGAGACCTCGACGACGACCGCTTGGACCTGGTGTCGGCCGACCGACTGGCCGACCTGGACCTCGACCTGCGCCTCGGATGCCGGGCCACCGGCCTGGAGGTGACCTCCCGGACCTTGGAGGTGGACGGCATTGCCGAGCCATTTGACGGCCTGGTACTGGCCACTGGCGCCCGGTGCCGGACGCTGCCCGACACCGAGGGCATGGCCGGTGTGTACACGCTGCGCACCCGGGATGACGCGGCGGCCATCCGAGACGCCCTAGCCGCCGGAGTCCGACGGATGGCCGTGGTGGGGGCCGGCTTCATCGGTGCCGAGGTGGCTTCCACGGCTATCCAAAGGGGTGTCGAGGTGACCATGGTGGAGGCACTGGACACGCCGTTCGGACGGGTGCTGGGTACCGAGATGGGCGCCGTGGTGGCCGACGTTCACCGTTCCCACGGGGTTGAGCTGCGCACTGGGACGGGGGTCGACGAGGTGCTGGGCGACGACCGGGTTACCGGTGTCCGCCTGGCTGACGGGTCCACGCTGGACGCTGACCTGCTGGTGGTGGGCATCGGCGTGGTGCCGGCCACCGACTGGATGGAGGGTTCAGGCCTCGTCCTGGACGACGGCGTGGTGTGCGACGCCACCTGTCTGGCCGCTGACCGGGTGGTGGCGGCCGGGGACGTGGCCCGGTGGCCCAACCCGCGCTACGAGGGTCTGATGAGGGTGGAACACTGGGACAATGCCGTCCAGCAGGGGGTCCACGTGGCCCGTCGCCTGCTGCAAACCGAAGAGGAGGCGACGTCGTTCGCACCCGTGCCGTGGTTTTGGAGCGACCAGTACGACCGCAAGGTCCAGTTAGCCGGCCGGACCCATCCCGACGACGACGTCCAGGTAGCGGTCGGCTCGACCGCCGAGCACCGTTTCGTGGCGTTCTATGGACGGGAGGGTCGCCTTACTGCGGTGCTTGGCATGAACCGGCCCCGACACGTCATGCAGGCCAGGGCGTTGCTCGAGCAGGACGCCTCGTGGGACGAGGCCCAGGCCTTGGCCGCCGATTGGGACTGA